In Electrophorus electricus isolate fEleEle1 chromosome 1, fEleEle1.pri, whole genome shotgun sequence, a single window of DNA contains:
- the mrps34 gene encoding 28S ribosomal protein S34, mitochondrial, translating into MVKKKRLRLIAEMARKIRAYRELKNRPRDSQRYALDYDSMTRPFSGKKLPVLAWQDVRRETTLFTLLAGMRMFGVGRLFTRKSWLDENTEPCYWKITKVKVDYTAENMDHGKAWGILTFKGKEEGTEQEIEKVMYHDWRLVPKHEEEAFKCFEPVPETPIQHVRYPPLLRAMILAEQAKQLGVEASSLPEPSLPLKRDVLLSKEYFRLQEEREKQEGTPV; encoded by the exons ATGGTGAAGAAAAAGCGCCTGAGACTCATTGCTGAAATGGCCCGAAAAATACGGGCCTATCGAGAGCTGAAAAACCGGCCGCGGGACTCGCAGCGCTACGCGCTGGACTATGACAGCATGACACGTCCGTTCAGTGGTAAGAAGCTGCCTGTCCTGGCTTGGCAGGACGTGCGAAGAGAGACGACACTTTTCACGCTGCTGGCTGGCATGCGCATGTTTGGCGTGGGACGGCTATTCACGCGCAAGTCGTGGCTGGACGAAAACACAGAGCCCTGCTATTGGAAGATAACTAAAGTAAAAGTAGATTACACAGCAGAG AATATGGACCATGGGAAGGCATGgggcattttaacatttaaag GTAAAGAGGagggcacagagcaggagatagAGAAGGTCATGTACCATGACTGGCGACTGGTGCcaaagcatgaggaagaagcTTTTAAGTGTTTCGAGCCTGTGCCCGAGACCCCCATCCAGCATGTGCGCTACCCACCACTCTTGCGTGCTATGATTCTAGCAGAGCAGGCTAAGCAGCTAGGTGTGGAAGCAAGCAGCCTGCCTGAACCCAGCCTCCCTCTGAAACGCGACGTGCTGCTCAGTAAAGAGTACTTCCGCCTCCAGGAGGAGCGGGAAAAACAGGAGGGAACCCCAGTCTAA